A region of the Streptomyces sp. NBC_00442 genome:
CCACCGAAGGCCGCAGGATCGGCGGGGTGTGCGCCGCACTGGCACGGCGCTTCGGCACCTCCGCCACGACGATGCGCGTGATCTTCCTCGTGTCGTGCCTGCTGCCGGGACCGCAGTTCGTGGTCTATCTGGCGATGTGGGCGCTGATCCCCGCCGAGAAGTCGCCGCGCGCCGCCTGGTAGTGCCGGCGCTCAGCCCGGCGGCGTCCGGGAGAGCTTGGTGAGCTGCGCGTCGGCCACCTCGTGCGGCACGGTGACCGTCGAGGGCGCCCGCTCGGACAGGTCGATCGCCATGAACCGCACGACGGTCGCGCCGCGGCGCACCACGACGATGTGCACGGGTGCGCTCTCGCCCTGGCCGAGCACCGACGCCGTCCAGCTGACCGATTCCTCGCCCGCGACGGCGTACGGCAGGCTCCGCACGTTCCGGTAGGCGGCCGCGTGGCCGTCGAGCACGGTGCCGAAGCCGGCGCCGCAGCGGGTCACGGCGGTGCGCAGCCGGGCGAGCAGGTCCCGGGCGTCGGGGGCGGCGTAGTCGGAGAGCGACGCGGACACGGCGAGACCCGGGGTGTCGTGCGAGCCGAGCCCGCGGCTCACGGTCGCGCGGGCGCGGTCGTCGGGCCGTTCGCCCATCACCTCGGCCAGGGGCGCGCAGGCGTCGCGATCGGCCCGCGGGGTGCCCCGGGTGTCGTCGGGCGCGGGATCACCGGAGACCTGGTAGCCCGGTACGTCGCCCGCGGCGAGCGCGGCGCGTTCCAGGGCGGCCTGGGCGGCCGACGGCCGGGAGGCGCCGGCGACGGATTCGACCGGCCCGTCCGGTCCGGTGCAGGCGGCCGCGGCGAGCAGCACGGTCAGGGTGAGCACCGCCGCTCGGGCGGATGCCTTGGCACGCGTGACCCGGAGCCGCATGATCCCGACCCTACTCACACGCCGCGGGGGCGCGCACCCGGCTCATGGGTGTGCGCCCCCGCGGGGGTCGGCGTGGGTCAGCCGGAGAGGCCGGGCAGCCCGCCGCCGGCGAGGTTGCTCGCCACGGGGCCGGTGGGCAGGCCGCCGAGCAGCCCGGCGACGGGGTCGGAGCTGGTGCCCTTCTGGCCGCCGGCCAGCGCCTCGGGGGAGGCCGCGGGCAGTGCCCGGGAGACGAGGCCGAGCGGGGTCCCGGCGGTCACGGTCGACAGCGTGCCCATCGGGAGCGCGGGGGCGGCGGACGCCGTCCCGGCGGCAGCGGCGGCGAAGGCGGCACCGAGGGCAACGACACCGAGCGTCCTGGCAGACTGCTTCATCAGAAATTTGTCCTTGGGGTGGGGAGGGTGAGCGGCTCGCCAAGTTAGTCAGCGAAACGTCCTGGCCGCAAACACCCGAAAACGGCCGGTCGTTCACACGTCCGGCCGTTCTACGCTCCCCGCAATCAGCCGCCCGTGACCGCGGAACCGCTGGTCGTAGCGGTCTGCTGGAACAGCCATTCGGACTTCAACTCGGCATAACCGGGCTTGATCACGTCATTGATCATGGCCAGTCGTTCGTCGAAAGGAATGAATGCTGATTTCATCGCATTGACCGTGAACCACTGGATGTCATCGAGCGTGTAGCCGAAGGCATTCGCCAGGTGCTCGAATTCCTGGCTCATGCTGGTGCCCGACATGAGACGGTTGTCCGTGTTGACCGTCGCGCGGAAATGCAGCTTGCGCAGCAGCCCGATGGGGTGGTCGGCGTACGAGGCCGCGGCGCCGGTCTGGAGGTTGGAGGTGGGGCACATCTCCAGCGGGATCCGCTTGTCGCGCACGTACGAGGCGAGCCGGCCGAGCTTCACGCCGCCGTCCTCGGCGACCTCGATGTCGTCGATGATGCGTACCCCGTGGCCGAGCCGGTCGGCGCCGCACCACTGGAGGGCCTGCCAGATCGACGGCAGGCCGAAGGCCTCGCCGGCGTGGATGGTGAAGTGGTTGTTCTCGCGCTTGAGGTACTCGAAGGCATCGAGGTGACGGGTGGGCGGGAAGCCCGCCTCCGCGCCCGCGATGTCGAAGCCGACGACGCCCGAGTCCCGGTAGGAGTTGGCGAGTTCGGCGATCTCCAGGGCGCGGGCGGCGTGCCGCATCGCGGTGAGCAGCGCGCCCACCCGGATGCGGTGGCCGCCCGCGCGAGCCCGCTTCTCCCCTTCGCGGAAGCCCGCGTTGACGGCCTCGACGACCTCGTCGAGGGTGAGGCCCTGCTCCAGGTGCTGCTCGGGCGCGTACCGCACCTCGGCGTAGACGACGCCGTCCTCGGCGAGGTCCTCGGCGCACTCGGCGGCCACCCGGAACAGCGCGTCGCGGGTCTGCATGACGGCGCAGGTGTGCGCGAAGGTCTCCAAGTACCGTTCCAGGGAGCCCGAGTCGGCGGCCTCGCGGAACCAGATGCCCAGCTTGTCGGGCTCGGTCTCGGGCAGGCCTTCATAGCCTGTGTCGCGGGCGATGTCGATGATGGTCCCGGGACGCAGGCCGCCGTCGAGGTGG
Encoded here:
- a CDS encoding adenosine deaminase codes for the protein MTSQTASVPTPDQISRAPKVLLHDHLDGGLRPGTIIDIARDTGYEGLPETEPDKLGIWFREAADSGSLERYLETFAHTCAVMQTRDALFRVAAECAEDLAEDGVVYAEVRYAPEQHLEQGLTLDEVVEAVNAGFREGEKRARAGGHRIRVGALLTAMRHAARALEIAELANSYRDSGVVGFDIAGAEAGFPPTRHLDAFEYLKRENNHFTIHAGEAFGLPSIWQALQWCGADRLGHGVRIIDDIEVAEDGGVKLGRLASYVRDKRIPLEMCPTSNLQTGAAASYADHPIGLLRKLHFRATVNTDNRLMSGTSMSQEFEHLANAFGYTLDDIQWFTVNAMKSAFIPFDERLAMINDVIKPGYAELKSEWLFQQTATTSGSAVTGG
- a CDS encoding PspC domain-containing protein yields the protein MSAPLIRPTEGRRIGGVCAALARRFGTSATTMRVIFLVSCLLPGPQFVVYLAMWALIPAEKSPRAAW